tttttgtgtgcatgAAAGCGTTTTAATGATTAGCTTCTTTTAATGCGTAAGccttctttggcgagtaccccaccTCCGTCATGCGAAGTgtttgtatctgcacaaaaatgcgtaacttgcggagttaagacatttaatcgttataattaGTGTAAATTTAGATAGCTGACTGGTAGCGCTTTAAGCGATTAGGAACAATTTAAACTAATGAAAAAATGATCAGAGAgaatacatagggctccatagaaaatgcatggggaagcttatagataggggtgggccaactgaaatttgcgGCTGGGCCAACATGAAATTTgtacttgaaatttgggggtgggccaacatTGACACAGTGCGGTACGTACAACCAGACCGCACGCGTATTTGAGCCCAACTAGAGCGCGCGCTGCAAGCTTTGCACTGAAATCCCAGCCCAACCACACGCAGCGGCGCGCCAAGATTATTTAAGGCGTAAATTTAACATCGAGACTCGTGTAATGTAGTACATCATGTACGTCCACTTTCACCACACAGGCGGCGCCGTAAGCAAACAAAGAGAAAGGTGTACTTACAGGTGAAATATTATTCCCGGCGTCTTCTTAAGCCGATTTGTACAGCCGAGCCGAAAGAAACGCACGGTGTCACCATAGCCTACTGATGTGCTGCAATGCTCTAGAAAAGCATGCTACAATTATTAAATACCATTACAACAGCAGCGCGGCAGCACACTCAGTACTCTGCTACGACGACTAACCAGACGAACCACGGCGGCGCGAGTATTTGCCCTGAGCAAGATGGCGACGACCAACTTCACTTtcggtacagtgcctagaattcTAGACACTGTACTTTCGGTGAGCCacctccactccagaagttttacATGTATAGTcggcgcctcctctatttttgaAAAAAATAGGTTTGTTCGATTCAGAAAAGGTGCACGGCACCACAAACGAAAAGGTGCAGGGGGTACCAGTTATGGTGTGCCAGGCTGCACCCACTCAACTGCAAGGTTCAAGGGTGCACTGCACCGCGGCGGCACCTTGCCTTGCACCCCGTGCAATCGAGCTCGGGGGTGCACGGGTGCACCGCTGCACCTCGAAGAATCGAAGGTCTAGGTGCACGGCACCGTTAAAAGGTGCAGAAGGTGCAGATAAACTTGGCTGAATTGAATAAACCTAATAAAGGAGGAGCTGGTATAGTAGGGctactttttttttacctacacgtaggaagtcgccattttttttacttGGTGTAGAAAAGTGTAGCTGCGTCCACCTACACGAATTCATTTTTTATACCTttagtgtagcatgaaaactacactttctacactgcggtttcgttgagtgtaggcagcagacgacaaacaagcaggctggcgttgcaaaggctggcgttgcaaacgcgtggcgccattttgtctgcgaCTGTCGGCGCTGATACAGCGACGATAGCGAATATTTGCTGCAAAGACAGTAACGAAGTGCTGACGTGACCATGTGTCACAGAGAAAGGTGAGCTAATCTTCCAAGAATATAAAAATATCTTACGGATGATGCGGGCTGTCAGACTCTGCGCTGTGTTATACGCATTTAAAGGTTGTCTTCGTGCACCGCGCATTCGCTATGTATTTCGCTGCATTTTGTCTAGATTTGTTGATGAATGGAAACTCGTACATTGGCGtttagtttcaggcaagggcATAAATGCAGCCACTAAGTGCGAAGTCAGGAGTCAGGCGCTTTTTGTCTGCTGATGCAGAAGACGAcgcgcattctgctctgattggctacaGCCCAGCGAGTCAAGTACGTGGTACGTGGTTGTGCATGAGCTATTCCATGCATGCGCCCGCATGTTCTCTATCATGGTTCCAGCGTAGGAGCAGGGTAACTGTGCGCATGTGAGATTGTGTAAAGTGCATGGCGTGTAAGCTTTGTGATCGTTATCAGTGAATGAGCGGTTCCTTCAGAAATTCGCCGAGAAGCCATTCAAAAATGGGAGCGTTATTATCCGTACTCTTGTACACGGCGAGGTCCTACTTACGCGAACCGGTGAGCCGCAAGCACCCATTCGGTTTTGCCTTGCCTTCTGAGATCCACAAAACTCTCACACCAGAGTACATTGAGTCTTTTAAGCAAGTTTTCGTCGTCGGCGACGTGCACGGTTGTTACGAAGAGCTCATGGATCTCCTTGCCGTGGCCAAAGCCAGGGAGAAGGACACACTCAAGTTGTTCGTTGGCGATCTTGTCAACAAGGGACCGAGAAGCGAAGATGTTCTCGAGTTTCTTATCAACCACCGCTCTTCGTGTCACGCCGTCCGTGGCAATCACGACGAGGTACGTCGTCTAGTGCAACACATCGTTGTtgcaatgtttgcttgtgtgtgtgtgtttgcgctgGCAGATAGCTCGATGATTCAGGCACAATGTCCCTGTCACGCGGACGAATCAATGCAGATAGAGCGCTGCTTCACGTCATTTTCAAGCATGCTTCATTCCAAGCAGTGTTCCAACATTGCACATTCCAGCATGCCTTGACCTTTCATGCGCTGGAAAGGTTCTACGCAGACTTAATGAGGATTTAAACTGCCTGATTTAAACTGATCTAAATTGTGGACAAGATGTTCTCACAAGACCTGCTGTGCAGAGCGGTAGGGAAAAAATATTGATTTGTTGAAGTCATATTGTGGGCACTGCATTCTCAAGTGCCATGATATGGCTTATTCAAATAAACTATTTCTCCCATTTTTGAACACAAGCAACACTACTACCCCAGGCAACAGCTCTTCAGTGAAAATGACTTGTTCACATATTTAGGTAAGCTTGATTGACCCTGCTCTGCCATACGTAGTAGCATTCCCAACATTGTGCCGTTTCATGGCAATTAAGTATGGGTTATCTGTGACTTGCACAAGATACTTTCGACGGGAAGCGATTTCAGGCTGTGGGGAGTGGATTCAGCTGCTGGTTGGTCAAGAGTGAATTCGCTTCATTGGCGGACGAGAGCAGTATGCAGGCGTTTTAGTCGAGAGTAACATCATGCAGCCATGGACCTTTCTCTTGGTTTTTACCAGGGAGTCGGGTCTCCTACACTGGTTGTAGATGCTATCCATGGGAGCACCctctttgtccgcatgtacttaATCCTATCGTCTATCCACCTTGAAAAGCAAGCCAAAGCTCCATAATTTTTAGACATTTCGTCACCATCGTCAAAGGTAGGCGAGTCATACTAAGAACCTCTTGATTGCCAGCTTCTCTTGGAATGTACAGAGAGTAACTATTACTCAAAAGTCGTTGCCAAAAAGCTCTCCCATTTCTACATCTGTGTTTGAGGCTCGAGTTTTCTGGTGACATTGCTAAGTGTTAGCGTAATTCATCTGGTGTAGCATATTGCTGTTGCTCATGTGCCCTTGCATAAATTGACTCTAAGGTGAATGAAATGTGGTTCTGCGATATAGCTGCGCTATAATGATGCCTAGCATCAATCTATAGAGTCATGCATCAGCTCAGTTTGTTTGGCGTATGTCTAGTTCAATTTAAAGTGCATCATGCATACAGACTAGGACTGGGCGATTGATAAATAACCTTTTGGTTAAGGAATTAATGCTTTAATCACAATTAAGTTTTCTTATTGTGATTAATTAGTTGAGATCACAAGAAAAATAAGCATCAGTGCATACCTTTGCTCAGTACTTCACTTGCAGAGTAGCAAGGAAGAGGGCAGCAAATTGAGCTTTAATGTGCCTTCTAAGGCTACGCCTGTGGGTTGCTCGAGACAGTAGCCACCCATGCTTGCTGCATTTCGGGCAGCAGAGCAAAAATCCCATGCCATGCCAGCACCTCTTCAGTGCAGCTTGCCTGACTGTTATTAAGCGACAGAACACTCTACTATGTTAGCAAGCTTCGTTGCTTTGAAAGCTGGACCAATAATTATATACGTGTGAACTTAATATGCTCGATATATTCACTCTCAGAGTGTTGCTGTCAGGCAACTGTCCATTCAAGTAGCATCATAGGCGGAGAGTTTTCATCTTTCTGGGAGGGGGggccgaccagctttccgaaacctacccatgtatatatatacaggatatttcagcgaacactcaaaaattcttaacggttgcctggggcagatagcccaattctagttaatgagctggtctactcgacgaggcgaacgttacttgcacaagaaattgaaatgcataatcgaataattaacagaaattcactaattaagtttttgactaattacctgatggcccatattgcaatttacaaattgtagccgtggagtttgcaaggcaatccccacttggaacgaattctcgggatgacaccagtttcgagatattaattcctgaactttgcagagaaatgcattggcattccagttaggttcttaacaaaatgtcactttatgcattgaaacacaagattaactggaacaccaatgcatttctccgcaaagttcgggaattaatatctcgaaactggtgtcattccgagaattcgtttcaagtggatccaccttgcgaactccacggctacaatttgtaaattgcaatatgggccatcaggtaattagtttaaaacttaattagttaatttttgttaattcgttgattatgcatttcaattttttgtgcaagtaatgtccgcctcttcgagtagaccagctcattaactagaattgggctatctgccacatgcagccttaaataaattttgaaagtgtttgctgaaacaccctgtatatatacatgggtaggtttatatatgtatatacatatatataaatatatatatccATGGctagaattatatatatatatatatatatatatatatgcacggctagaatttgtacattgcaacatGGTAGGTTATTATGTTCAAACCTAATTGGTGAAATTttcttaattagtcaattatccatttcaattttttgtgcaagtaatgtccgcctcttgagtagaccagctcatgaactagaattgtgctatctgccactggcaacctttaaacattttttgaaagtgtttgctgaaacacccagtatttatggcctctgcttGCAAGAGGCCAtttttccatccctaatgcgtaaaagttgtaaataattagaagagttttttttttttttttttttgtcgccagtcgttaccATTGCCTACTGGAAAAAGCATCAATATTGGGAcaccgttgatagaagactctgccaaAGGGGTGACTTAAGTCTGCagatttttttcagggtcaaaaaagaacgcaaagtaatttgaagtgagataacatacatcaacatattcattctctaagCATAGGCTAcctttagttggctacctccttctctttaaaaaatataataaactttgtcctgtgtatatatttaaatatattgtgtcgtgCATGGGGTTCtcagcggaaataaaaaaaaaatgttgaagtgcagaaacacggatgaggtagccactGCTGGTGCTTTCGCATGTCCTCCTatttgtcaggatttgccgaaataaagcgaaagtatcaATTAAAAGCTGTGTACACCCAtgccaacaatgatgccgtaagcttttagccgcaacaaaagagaaaaggtagaggcaacgcaaaagaatcctcaatTTATGTGGGTAACAGAGCTCCAGTAAAGACACTTAAGGGACGGGGGTGCGCTCCGCCTCccgggaaaactccggagggggctcgagccccggagcccccctgTAGTCTGCGCCTATGAGTAGCATGGTTTGTTTTTGATGCAAAATTTATATACAAATCACCAATTTTGTTTATATTTTAGATCACATTTGTAAATCCAAAAGTGTGATTAATGAAAtcacagtcaaacctcattataaCGGAAAGTCGCATACGAcatgaaaataccttcgttatattcAATATAAATATGTGAGAATTGCTTAGCTTTACTTTTTTATATCAAATAATTAATTATATCCATTTTCATTATATCAAAATTTGACTGTAATTTGGTTTAAAATTTTAGACAATGCCCAGTCCTAATGTAGACTGTGCCagtataacataaaactattccaatctgtttttattccaaattggccattagccctccgtgatagctcAAAATGGTTCGGGCTCTGCCCATTTGAGCGTGGTGCCTGCCCATATGGACTGGACTCGAAACCATTCTGACCTATCGGGAAGGGCTAATGGCCAATTTGGAATAAAAACTGATTGGAATACTTTTATGTTATATCGGCCCTGGTCACATCAGGTTTCTACTTAGAGCATGTATTACGGTGCATCTGTACAGGACACATTTGTTGCTTGGAATTGAGTTGGCTGATAAGCAGAGGAGGTATATTGAGGTATATTTTATAATTTCTTGCACTAATTGTACAGGCAGCAAAAGTAATATATAGTGCCGGGGTGTTCGGTAGTAAATACTGTTGCATACAAGTACAGCACAAACGCTTGCAAGTGTATAGGGACTGTGCCTGTTTTTCAAGCAGATGCTTCaagtatggaaaaaaaaaaaaaaaagccacaggtATTGGCTACTATTGAATTTAGCTGAAACTTTCACCTTGCTATACAACATTCCATTCCCTTTATCTCCCTCCTAGGTGGTGCTCAGGGAGTACTACGCCTCACGCAACCCGATGTATGCTCTCCCTGCGGAGAATAATTGGATTAAACAGCTCACAGTATGCCAAGTTCGCTTCCTTGAGCAGCTTCCCTACACTTTGCTTATGCCAAGCCTCAACACTGTCATTGTGCACGCCGGTCTTGTTCCCGACCAAGGACTAAGCACATCGTTGGTCGACATGGTCACCATGCGAAATGTCATTATTGATGATTTCTGGGAGAAGGGTGGCATCAGGGCCACATGCAAGGATGAAGAACATGCTGAGCCCTGGGGCCAGGTGTGGAATGGGCCACATCATGTCATCTTTGGCCATGATgccaagcgcaagctccagaagtGGCGCCACTGTACGGGACTTGACACTGGGTGCGTCTACGGCAATGCACTTACAGGCATATTCATCACTGGGCCAAGGGCTGGCGAACTGGTGTCGGTGAATGCCAAGTGTACCCACCAGAGACCTAAGGACAAGCAGAAGTGACTGACTTTCTCTCTCGTGCCTCATTAGTGACTGGAACAAAGTGCTCTTCATTTACAGACATTGTGCAGCCAAAGGGGAAGTCTGCTGGTGGTGATGAGAACCACATCTGTGTACAAGACTAGTCATATTGCAGAAGGAGCTTGCTTACCCTGGGCCTCCTGAATTCTTCTGATTAGGAAATTGCTCCATCTTCGACTTTCCTCATTCATGTATCAGAAGGGCATATATCTCCGACTGTGATGATGGCAGCTTTGTGATATTTTTGTTACAAGacgtaaaaaaaaagggggggggggagggtgatgTATTTTGCTACGGCTTCTTTGTTCTTATCAACAGCAAGGTTACTCAGAAGTGCCTATGAAGTGTCCTTGTGTGCTTCATCCCCACCTTGTGGAAAAATTTCATTCAACAGTGGTGAATAAAAAAGCTGTGCCTTGTGCCAAAGGAAAAAGTAGTTGGGACCTCATTACCTGAAAAGGTTGTGCTTCTGAGAATAATTCGAGGCACCCACTTGTTGAAGTAACAGTTGAAAACAAGGCTCTTGTTGCTGATAGCATTAGCTGCAGAGTAAGCAGCAAAATTTCTTGTCAGCATTTGGCTGACGGGGTGCACCAAGTGATTCCAACTTGTAAGCATGGACTGCACAACTATTTGAAACTTTCAAATAATGAATTGAGCAAAGTGAATTTGAAACAAAGGAGTTACCATTTTGATGAATTGTGCTGTAGAATGACAAAATGCATATGTAGAGAACATTGTTCATAGGCAGCCATGCAACCCATAGCAAAGATGTACGGAAAAAAATGCAATCACTATGATTTTGATGAGTGGCAGCATCCAATCTAACCTAACACTTGTCACTTTCTGCAAGGATGCTCAAGCAAATATAGTGTCATCAGGTGTGGTTGTAGAAAGCTGTTTTTCTATTTGGAGCATTTTGACTGCTCAGTAGTATTCCCATTGTTCTCAATTTCTTCTTTGCTCAATCTAGACACACATAGAAGTTTTGTGGATTGTCACTGCTCCACATACGATGCTTTGCATGGCAAGCTGTAAATAACCATGAATCACGAAAGCAAACAGTAGAAACGGCATGGGAACTTTGCACCTGAAAGTCAGTAAGTTGAGTGTTGAGAAAGAGAGATTGTTCCTTAGTTGCATACCAACTTATCTACCATTGCAGTGCACTGCAGTTACAGAATATTTGCCGTTAGCTGTCAATATTTTCCTCTTCCGTGCCTTTGCATTGTACGTTTTGTGCTGCGAACTTATTTCTGTTAATAATTACGGTATTCCTTTTAACCCAAAAGAATTTTATCACTGAATCTACCTTGAACTTGCTGTGAAAATATGTCATGCAAGTCGCACTTCTGCAGGTACATTTTTGGCAGGTTGCTTTTACCTTGGCATTCAAATCGGTGTGAAATGTCCAAAGAATGCTTATCATACCTGTTGCTTCATTCAACGTTCTTAGACTACATTGGCTTCATGTACCTCTTGCGGTGCTGATATCAAATAGTTGCAAATTTTTTTGTCTGCTTGCAGTAACACCCAACAGGTACGCAGACAGACGTAGCTGTTAAAGCATGCAGAAAATATTTTTCCATGTAAATTGTGCCATTTTCACATTATTATGACATGCATGGCTTGTTTCAGAATTGTTGTATTTCAAGTTACTGTTTGGCATGGTCATACCTTGAATATTTTTCTGTGAAATTATGCATACCTTTGTGTTGCACAATATGCATTCAAAGCTTCTTCTGGTGGCCTCGTGGCAGTTTCCAACTGTATTGGCTCATATGCATATTTTAATCTTTTTACAGACTGCTGTACAATTTGCTCTTTAGTACAGTGCCTTAATGTATATTGGCATTtttccccacttttttttttttgtatgccaCCTTTGTAGATGCCAAAGTGATTGTGTATCTGGCAGATATGCTCAGCGTAGTGTAAAAAGGATACAATGTCAGCatttgccgctgctgctgctttgcTGTTCAGCCAAATACAACCACTGTTTAACATTCAGCCAATGTAGTATTAAATGAGTACTAGAAAAGCAAACTTAACATTTAGAAACTTCGAAAAGTAGTCTTTTGATTTGGTTTAATAGAATGCACTCTGCATGTCCTCTATAAAAGCTTGGCATATGGACCTGCAACACAGTTACCTGTATGTTCTCATGGCACTTTTAAGCAGGACTATGCCAAAAATTGATCCGGATGAGCATCAGTATTCCATGTAAAAGATGTTTCATGATACCACCTTCAACACAATGCCCACTTCATTCCTATGGGGTTTGGGACAAATTCAAGGTGATGGGAAAAGTTCTGAGGCAATTCTTATTTATACAGCTCAGATATCTTGGTAGAACACAGTTCGTGTGAAAGCAACATCTGGTGAAACACTTTTCCCACTGGTGCTATAAGCCACATTAGAAAATATCATCAtagccatgtttttttttttttttttgttttttttgcaccATAGTGATTAGCGATAATGTTGCAGCACCAACCTTCTTGTAAAGCTACATGCTGGAAAATGTAACA
The DNA window shown above is from Dermacentor silvarum isolate Dsil-2018 chromosome 1, BIME_Dsil_1.4, whole genome shotgun sequence and carries:
- the LOC119436816 gene encoding bis(5'-nucleosyl)-tetraphosphatase PrpE [asymmetrical], whose protein sequence is MSGSFRNSPRSHSKMGALLSVLLYTARSYLREPVSRKHPFGFALPSEIHKTLTPEYIESFKQVFVVGDVHGCYEELMDLLAVAKAREKDTLKLFVGDLVNKGPRSEDVLEFLINHRSSCHAVRGNHDEVVLREYYASRNPMYALPAENNWIKQLTVCQVRFLEQLPYTLLMPSLNTVIVHAGLVPDQGLSTSLVDMVTMRNVIIDDFWEKGGIRATCKDEEHAEPWGQVWNGPHHVIFGHDAKRKLQKWRHCTGLDTGCVYGNALTGIFITGPRAGELVSVNAKCTHQRPKDKQK